The genomic DNA TTGAAGGTGGTCATTGTTGTTTTAGATAGTGAAGGACAGGAGGTGGTCTCTGTTCTGTTAAATATATTGTCTATTGCTACAGGAAGAATTGCAGATCTAATAAATTCTTAATGTAGCTCCATATTTCATTTGCTAATCTGGAAAACAACACTGGGTCATGATCCCAAGTACTATGCACCTGAATCATTGATATTCGAGATAGTTCTGCATAAGTGGTGGCCTTCACAACAATCTTCTGTTTTAAATGATTTTTCTATTGCTACTGATAGGATAACTAGCTCCAAATTTCATTTGCTAATTCAGAAAACAATGGAGCAGTAATATTGAGTTCTATGAGGCACATGAAAGTAATGCATTGATGGATGTCCGATACACTTGCAAGTGTTAACAGATGTTTAATTTCTGTTCTCATATAGGGACCTACATTGACAAGAAGTGCCCATTCACCGGAACTGTTTCTATCAGAGGAAGAATTATTGCTGGAACATGCCACAGCGCTAAGATGAACAGAACCATCATTGTTCGCAGGAATTACCTCCACTTTGTTAAGAAATACCAGAGGTAAGCCAACTGTTTGTGGAACCTAGATTCTTGTCTTCTCTTCCAAGTGGAATTCTATTTCTCTAATACATTAGGTGACTGTATGGCCTTGCAGGTACGAGAAGAGGCACTCCAACATCCCAGCTCACATCTCCCCGTGCTTCCGTGTCAAGGAGGGTGACCATGTCATCATTGGCCAGTGCAGGTAAATACTTGAGCTCTCACCACTTGGTAGATCACTTGTGATGCCCACCTTGCTTGGTTTGCTGAGCTCAATAATGTGAGTTCTACATTAGGATTCCAACATTCACCGATGTAATATTGTTCATTGCTGAAGTGTTAGTTCTGCACTGTGAACAGGCCTCTGTCCAAAACTGTGAGGTTCAACGTCGTCAAGGTCATCCCAGCTGGAACCACTGGCGGTGCCGGCGGGAAGAAGGCCTTCACCGCGGCCTGAGCTTTAGACTATGTTCCATGAGTAGTCTATAGAATGATGTCTTTTTGCTTGAAATTCCTGCTAGGCTGGTGTTTTCGACTATGGTTTGGAGATTGTTCCCCGTCCGAATGGAGTCCTATCATCTGAACATGTTACTCTTTATGGAATCCTGTCGTGCAAAGTTTTGTTATGATCTGTTCGTTTCCCCTCTGATGCTGTGGCATTGCTGCAATGCTTTTCTCTGCGTCTGGAGATATCCTTGTCATTGTGCAAGAACAACACTCTTTCGCACCGGGCCGTCATTGTTTATGCAGACTACCAATCTATCTGGTGATGCATCCCTGCTGCAGCAAGTAAAGCTTGTTTGCCACGTAGAAAACAGGCATATCATAACTGTGATAGAAGCATGAGTCGCAGAGTTGAGCAAGGTGCCACTTCTCTCCACGTCCTGGACGGGTCAGGATCCAGAATGATAGACTACAGTGCAGCAGGTCCTACGCTGCCACTTTGGCTCATTGTTCTTGCTGACTGGTCGGTTTCAGTAATTTTTGGGGGTGAATAAAGCTTATTCTTTGGCTCAACTTTGGTTAGGCGACGCAGGAATTGATGCTGCGTTTCGCGCAGGGTAGGGTATAAACGTGCACTGCGCGGCAGTGATCCCTAGGTGTGTTTGGTAGAGATCTAGATTTACAAAGAAATATTTCGGATCCAGATTCTAGGAGAAACAGAATCACTTCCTGAATTGTTTGGCTAGCTGGCTAGATTCAGATTCTGAAAAGAGGACAATGTGGTGGAATAGACCCATATACCCTTGGACATGTAATACTTTGTTCTTGGGTAATAACAAGGTTAAATAAGAGTACGAAAAAAACTAATACTTTGTTCTTGGGTAATAACAAGGTTAAATGAGAGTATGAAAAAAACTAATGGTAATTATAAATCTATTAACCCACTGTTGGACCActaaaaaatattgatatatGCTTGTGCAACGATATTCCAAAAGGGCACATGATCAAACAGATCCATATTGTCAGATCGAAGAGGATAATGTGCGATAGCTGATAGATGAGGCAATGCCAATTGCGTAATTTTTAGCAAAGTAGATGGAAAGGTACACAATCAGGGAATTAGAATCACCGCGAAACCACGTTCTAGCCGATTCGAGCACTCATGCAGAAAACGAGAAACGTTTCGAGGCAAGAACATTTCTCTCCTACCCCGTTTGTCACCATTCCTACTGATTCTCATGAAAAAcgaaactgattttttttttgccaaacgGGCCCTTAGCTTTTAGCATAGCATATTCCTTGCCGACCGAGCCCGCGCACGAAGGATTGTCTCAATTCCCTTTTTTTTGAACCGGCCAGATTGCCTCAATTCCTTGCCGTCCTGCACGAGACCCCTTTCGTATCAATTTCTTTTGGCTTTGGTACATGAAATTAGGAGCTTGAAACGAACGATCTGCTTTTTAGATGTAGCATCTATAAACCAATAGTTGTATTTCTATTACAAGGTATAAGAAGCAGGCCTGGAGAGACATCTGCCAGTTTTTATGGTACACTAAGAGGTATTACATTTATATCCGTTGAGTATTTCATTTATTCAAAAGCCATTCTGCAAAGCTTTCTTAGCTTTTGAAAAGCAACCTTTCGGAACTGCTTTGGGAGGGCTCCTGGACGTGAAACGGCTCCAGCTTCAGACGCGCTGTAGCACAACGACTCCCAGAAGTCCTTTTCGACATGAATTAGAGGACTCCTATCAAAACTGTTTCACCAATGAAATCAAAGCAGGTGAAACAAAAAAAGCTGACTTCACCTCAGCTTTCTAGTTCATTTTTACCTCGATTTGCAAAATAACTTCACATTACAGTACCTTGAATTACATAAAACAGGTGAAGTCGAAGCCAGTATAACCCCTTCCAAACGAGGCCTAGGAGTAGAAAAATCAGCTTCACCGGCTCCCGACAGCCGTTTCCGAGTGTGGACGTGTGAGCATCTTACAACCGGAATCATCCCACGCAAACCACCTTTTCAAAAGCTATGGTCCAAACAAGTAGGTTCTTAGCGTTCAAACGTGCAGTTACCCTCTTGTTCCTTATCTGACGGAGAAAATTCCTTCTGTACCATCAAAAAGTTATACTCATCCCTTCTATGCCATAAAAAAATATAGTGATTTACCATTGCTTCAATTCGTTTGATCCCCTGCACGCCATTGAAGGAAATTCCATCCGTTAAGTCACGGCTGGAGGTTTGGAGctgaggatgacatgtgggcccaggACAGGAGGGGCCTAGAGATGGACGCGCCGTTGCTGGAACTGGTTCAGCATGGCGGCCTTGCATTGCGTCTGCCATCTCCACGGAGAACAGGTTCAACGTATGATGGCAAGAGCGCCTTGCCCCCTTGCCGCCGTGGTCTGCCAAGGCGAGCAGCTCGTGCACCACTGTCACAAAATTCACAATTAAGTTAGCTTGAAAGCTTCTCGTGGGATGATTTTTTGTTGTCCAGTGGCTTGGATTAACAACAAGCGAACTTGATTTGGACGACAACGAGCTCATGCAATGAAAATTCGGTTTGGATCCGTTGGCGATCTCTCCGCGAGTGTTCCGGCCACCGCACCGCGCAGGAACGTTCAGGCTGTGGGCAAGCTGCTGCTCTGTTCGTCCACATGCTgttctgctcctgctcctcaaGCCCGGAGGCGGAGGGCTGCGCGCGACGCCAGCCAATCTGATCAAGAGGTCCATGGATGCATTCCCAAGCTCGTCTCTGGGGCTTCCAGCACCGCCCGTCATGTCGGTAAACGCCTCCCTTGCTCATCTCTCCCACCTatccgtgatgatggagatcATTCTGGTATGCTGAGCCCAGGTAGTGCCTTCTTCCACGAGGCACCACAGGGCAGGCATGAAACAGAAACACCAAAGTTGGGGTTTAGTAGGGTGGATGTCTCTAACAGAATGAGGCGTATTGTAGAGCAACTGCGGCCCATGCGCAAAGAGACTTCTGAGATTCTTACCACATTAGGTTCTACCTGGAAAACTGCCCCAGACATTGGCCAGAGTCGTCCCATCACTACTTCTGAAAGTATAGAGCCCAGACTATATGGTAGAGATGGTATCATGAAAAACATCATACATGATATCACCCAGGGTAAATACTATGGCGAGAATTTGACAGTTCTTCCGATTGTTGGTCTAGGGGGCATAGGCAAAACGACTCTCGCACAGCACATATATCACAACCAAGAAGTGCAAAAACATTTTGAAGTCATGATTTGGAAATGTGTTTCTCTCAATTTTAATGTAAATAAGCTAATGGAAGATGTTGAAAACCATGTCCCTAAAGTTCAAGATGAAAAGAACGGTACTGCAGAAGAGTTGATTGGACAAAGAATTAAATCTAAAAGAtttttgcttgtattggatgaTATGTGGGAATTTAGTGACGAGGATGAATGGAAAAGGCTATTGCTGCCTTTCAAAAAATCACAAGTAAAAGGTAACATAATTATAGTCACAACTCGGTCTCCAAAACTAGGAGAAATGGTTAAAACAACTCATCATCCAATAGAATTGGAAGGCATAGACCGTGAAGAGTTCAAGAGGTTATTCCTAGCGTTTGTCTTTGGTGACGAGCAACCTACACTGGATCACACTGTGCTGCTTGAAACAGGGTATAAGATAATGGACAAGCTAAAGGGCTCACCTCTTGCAGCAAAAACTGTCGGTAGATTATTGAGGAATGACCTTGATTTGGATCATTGGACTAGAGTTCTAGAAAGTAAAGAATGGGAGTCACAAAGAGGCAGCAACGACATTATGCCTGCGCTGAAGCTTAGCTATGATTATCTACCTTTTGATCTGCAACAATGTTTTTCTTATTGTGCTTTGTTTCCTCAAGACTACAAGTTTGATAGC from Setaria italica strain Yugu1 chromosome VII, Setaria_italica_v2.0, whole genome shotgun sequence includes the following:
- the LOC101776552 gene encoding 40S ribosomal protein S11, with the protein product MAEQTEKAFLKQPKVFLSTKKSGKGKKPGKGGNRFWKSIGLGFKTPREAIEGTYIDKKCPFTGTVSIRGRIIAGTCHSAKMNRTIIVRRNYLHFVKKYQRYEKRHSNIPAHISPCFRVKEGDHVIIGQCRPLSKTVRFNVVKVIPAGTTGGAGGKKAFTAA